The sequence GTCGGCCGCAGCCGCGCCACCCGCTCCGGCGCGAGCAGCGCCAGCCTCGAGCGCGCCAGCATTCCGTACCAGCCCGCGGGGCGCTCGATGGCGATGTGCTCATAACGGTCCATCGCCTCCGCCTTCGTCGCGTCTCCCTCCAGCATGCGCGCGTGCCAGTACCTCGCGCGCCAGAGCGCCTCGTCCGTGAGCGCGGCCTCGGGCAGCTTCTCCACCGCCGTCAGCGCGGCCAGCGCGGCCTCGGACTCCTGACGGCGCATGTGGAGCCAGAAGGCGCGGAACAGCGCCTCCGAGGCGAAGTTGCCAGACGGGTAGCGCCGCGCCGTCTCCTCGTACCGCGCCATCGCCGCGTCTGTGTCTCCCGTGCGCTGGAGGAACCACGCCGAGAAGAACAGCCCGTCGTCCGCATACCCGTGCTCCGGGTAGTCACGCGCGAGCGTCGCATACGTCTCGATGGCCGCCTTCGGGTCCACCACCGACTGCGAGTAGCCCAGAACATACAGCGCCTGAGGCCGCTGCTCCGTCGAGGTGCACTGCTCCACCATCGGCGTGAGCACCTGGATGGCCCGCCGGTGCTGCCGCTCCTTGCGCAGCGCCCGGCCGTACGTGAGGTGCGCGCGGCAGGCCAGCTCGTCGGGAAGCTGCACATGCGGCAGCACTCCGTTCAGCAGCTCCATGCCGGCGTAGTTACGGTGCAGCTCCACCAGCGCCTCGGCCCGGCGCACCCTCCACTTCAGGGGCAGCGGCAGTCCCTTCAGCCGCAGCGCGGCTCGCTGTGCCTCGCGCGACAGCGGGCTCGTGGCCCAGACCTCCAGCAGCGCGCGGTGCTCGGCGTTGTACTGGCCCTGGGCACGCGCCAAATCACAGATGGCGAGCAGCGCCTTCATCCGCAGCGCGTCCGGCCCGCGTGACTGGCGGCTGTCGATGAGCTCCTGCAGCGCCGCCAGCGCTCCGCCGATGTCACCCCGGCGCTGGAGCACCTTCGACAGACTGAAGCGCGCCTGCGGGTACAGCGGCGAGCCCGGGCTCACGTCCCGGTACTGCGCCACCGCCTGCTCCCACCGGCGCAGCGTCTCGTTGGCCTGCGCCGCCCGGAACAGGCAGTGGTCCCTCAGTGGAACGTAGTCGTTGGCCAGCGCCGCGAACTCATCCGCGGCGACGGCGAAGTCCCTGGCCAGCAGGGCGCTCTGCGCCTGGAGGAAGCGCACCGGCAGCGTCGGCTGCTCCTGCGCGAGCAGTGCCCGTGCGCGCTTGTACCGGCCCCGATTGAACTCCGCTCGGGCCTTCGCCAGCGTCCCTTCCTCGAAGTACGGCGCGAGCTGCTCCGGGCCGAAGGATGGCGTGGCGCCCTCCGCGCTGTCGGGCTGTGCTTTCGGTGAGTCGAGCAGCGCCTCCAGCTGCTCTTCCGAGAGGACCTCGCCCGGGGTCTCCTCCATGGCCTCCTGTGCCCACGTGGGGCCTGCGCCGAGCACGCTCGCGCATGCCAGGAACACCACCGCTCCCGTTCGAAGCCCGACCATCGCAGCCCTCTTCTGAAAATCTGGGGCCCCAATGCATTGGCACGCTCGGTGCGAACGGGACTGGGTCAGCTCGCGCCAGCCGCTCTCACGTCGTCCAGGCGATACCGGCGGACACGGCACCCCCTCCCGTTTGCAAAAAACCTGACGGCGCTCCGGCCGGCGCGTGGGAACGACTGCGCCCGGGTGGTGGCGGCAACCACCCGGCCTGTCCATGCCGGAGGGCCATTCCCCTTTCCGGAACCGGGCTCACGCCCGTCTTCCGTAACGCGAATGCAGGAGTACGCGGGTCGCGCCCAGGAGGCCGGCAACCCTCCGAGTGAAGGATTCGGGCGCTGTCCGTTCAACCCGCGCCGTCGAGCCGAGCAACAGGGGACACCACATGAAGGTCAGAACGCTGTTGGCCGCCTTGGGATGCATCGCCGTGAGCACGGGAGGATGTGGCTCCGAGGGTCCCCAGGGCGACCAGGGCCCGCAGGGGCCGAAGGGTGACCCCGGCCAGTCGTGGCAGGTGGGTGATGGCCTGAAGCTCGATGGGAACGTGCTCAGCGTCCGGTATGGGAGCGAGACCACCGCCGCCGTGCAGGGCAGCGACCCACGGCTCAACGACGCGCGCGCGCCGCTGCCGGGCAGTGGCAGCTACATCCAGAATGGAAGCACCGTGCAGGACGCCTCGTTCTCCGTCGGGGGGACGGGCACGGCGACCGGGCGGCTGACGACGAAGGCGGACCTGCGCGTCGAAGCGACGACGAGCGTCCAGGCGCCCACGCCCCTGCTGCGCGTCGAGAACACCGCGACCAGCCCCGCCTGGAACAACTTCCCGGTCTTCACCGTGGACTCGGCGGGTGGCCTGCTCTCGCGCGGCGAGCTGGGCTACGGGACCATCCCCATGACGGGCAAGGGACTCCGGCTCATGTGGTACCCGTACAAGGCCGCGTTTCGCGCCGGCAATGCGGAAACGCAGTGGGACGATGCGAACGTGGGATTCAACTCGTGGGCGGGCGGCAACCTGACCACGGCCAGCGGGTTCGGCACCTTTGCCTTCGGAGACCAGTGCACCGCGAGCGGCGTGGACGCGGTGTGCTTCGGTTCCAGCAACACCGCCAGCGGAACGGTGAGCCTCTCCACCGGAGCGTCCAACACCGCGAGCGGCTTCTCCTCCGTGGCGCTTGGCTACACCAACGTCGCCGGCGGTCAGGGCTCCGTGGCCATCGGGTATCGCGTCTCGGCGACCGGCGACTACACGATGGCGCTGGGGCACCGGGTGTCGACGGCCGGATTCGATGGCTCGTTCATCTGGGGCGACCAGTCGACCACCAACGTCGCGTCCAGCACCGCGAGCAACCAGTTCATGTTGCGCGCCTCGGGAGGCGTGCGACTGAGGACCAACTCCACGCTCACCACGGGGTGTGATTTGCCCGCCGGCTCGGGCGTGTTCTCGTGCACGTCGGACCGGAACCAGAAGGAGGACTTCCAGCACATCGACGGTGAGGCCGTCCTCGCGAAGGTGGCCCGGATGCCCGTGCAGAGCTGGCGCTACAAGGAAGAGGGTCAGGACGTGCGCCACCTCGGTCCCGTGGCGCAGGACTTCCGCGCGGCGTTCGGCCTGGGCACGGATGACAAGAGCATCGGCTTGCTCGACATCGACGGCGTCAACATGGCCGCCATCCAGGCGCTGGAGCGGCGCACGCAGGAGCTCCGCGCGAAGACGGCCGAGGTGGATGCGCTGAAGGCCGAACTGGCCGAGCTGAAGCAGGGGCTGTCCCGGCTGGAGTCGGCCATCCAGGCGCAGCGCCCCGCGGCTCGGTGACGGTCACGCCGTCGCGGGCACGGCGAGCCGGCGCTTCGCCCACGCGGTGAGGCCCAGCGCACTCAACGCGGTGAGGGCCACCGTCACCCAGAGCCCCACCGCGCCGCCCGTGCCTCGCACCACGTCCGCCGCGCCGTGTCCCAGCACGAGGAAGAGCACGGTGGCCGGCAGGCTTCCCACCAGCGTGCCCGCGAGGAACGACGCGGGGCTCACGCGCGTGAGGCCCAGCACGTAGTTGAGCACGCCATAGGGCGCCAGCGGTGAGAGGCGCAGCAGGCACACCGCGCCGAAGCCGCCGTCCTTCATGGCCTCGTCGAGGCGAGCGAGCCCCGGGAAGCGCTGCCGCATGCGCTCGAAGAAGGGGCCTCGCGCGAAGCGGGCGAGCGAGAAGGCCGCGAGGTCCACACCGAGGCTGAGGAGCATCAACAGCGCGCCTCCGCCCCACGGCCCGTAGAGGGCGCCCGCCACGAGGGCGAAGGGCGTGGTGGGCAGCAGCAACAGCGTGGACACGCTGTACACGGCGCAGAAGAGCACCGTGCCCTTCAGGCCCGAGCCTCGCACCGTGTCGAGCGCGGGCACCGCGCCTTCCGCGAGCGGACGCAGCATGAGCAGCGTCGCCACCAGCCCGAGCACCATCAGCAGCACTGGCAGGTGGCGCTTCATTCGTGCTCCTTCCGGAGGCAATGCGCGAGGCGTGCTGCATGAGCAGCATCGCTACCTGCCCGAGCACTCGACAGCACCATTCCCTCCGCGCGCGGTGTGAATGGGGGCGCCATCAGCCAGAGCCTCCTTTCTGTCAGCGGCTGATGGCGCTTCATGCGTGCTCCTTGAAGGGATGGCGGGCGTGCCACTTCGGCTGCACCAGCGGGAGGAGGCTTCGGGCCAGCGGGTACAGCAGCGGCTCGCGGTGGCGGGTGAAGAGGTTGAGGCTCAGCGGCTCCGCGCCCAACGCGCTCTTGCACTCCAGTGAAGTGCGCCCGAACTGGATGCGCTTCGCTCCTGTGACGATGCCGTACTCCACGTCGTCCAGCAGCAGGTTGAAGTACAGCGCGAGCCGCTCGTTGTGCGCGTAGTCGATGCCCAGGTAGTAGCTCTCCGACTCATCCCCCGCGCGCAGTCTCGAGTTGAAGGCGCGCAGCTCTCCACCCTCGAAGTAGCCGAGGAAGTTGAAGGACTCGCCCAGCGCTTCCTTCAAATGGACGAAGTAGGAACCCCGCACGCGCGAGGGACGCAGCCGCGAGCGCTGGTGCACGGCGCCGTACAGCGCCTCCACCTGCGGCGCGTAGCGTGCGATTTCTCCCGCGCTCAAGCTGCGGCGCTCCACCCCCTGGAGCTGCTTCCGCGAGCGGCGCGCATTGGCGCGGTACTTCGTGGTGAGGTCCGCGAGGTAATCGTCAAACGTGTGCCAGTGCGGGCGCACGTCGAGCACCATGGTCGGGTCCACCTGCACGCGGTCCAGGCCCGCACGCTCCAGGGCTCGGGTAGCGTCGCGCTCCTCGGGCGCCAGGTCCTTCACCAGCACGAAGGTCAGGTTTCGCTCCCGCGCCTGGAGCGCATCCACCGCCTCCGCCAGCGCGGACCACGCGCGCTCCGCGTCCACCTCCGGCCGGTGCGCGAAGCCGTGCGGGCCGCACACGAAGAGGTTGCCGCACACGAGGACTCGCACGCGCATGCGCCCCAACGCGCGCTTGAGCTGGGCCCGGAAGAAGAAGGACGCGTCCATCGCCTGCTCGGACGGCATCCCCTCCGGCAGCAGGTTGGGGCCGAAGCCATCCATGCCGAAGTCCACGCACTGGAAGCTCGCGACGGCGACGGGGCGGCCGTGCTCGCGGAAGAGCGCGTAGAAGAACGTCATCCGCTCGGGGCGGCTGCGCTCCAGGGCTCGCAGGTACTCGGGCTGGAGGAAGACGTGGCCCGGCTGCACCACCGCGCACCAGTCCGCGTCGGCGAGGGCTTCGGCGGTGGAGAACAACTCGAAGTGCAGACCGCTCGTGCCGGGGTGCCGCGCATACCGGGTGACTGGAGAGGACTTCCTCGCCGCTTGCATGGATGGGCTCCGTGAGAATTCGTCTGACGGGCGCCCTCCATCGCAACCTCCGTGCCTTCACACGCCAACGCGCCAGGTACGCGGTTTTGTTGAGACGGCCGGCCATGAGTAACTGTGCACGTGTGCAGCGGCTGGCACAGTGCGCGGTGACGGTGGCACTCGAGGTCTCCGGTTGTCAGCCGGGCCAGGCATGCCTCGTGGGTGCGCTGGAACCCGAGAACCGGAACGGAGGCCCGCAGCGACGGACACAGCGCAGCAGGAGCAGGTGGGTGGTCGGATGGTCTCGGTGGATGGCAGGCAACTGCCGCTCACCGCCGTGGCACTGAAAGCGGAGGCGCAGGGGGGCATTTCCCGCGTCACGCTCACGCAGCACTTCGAGAACCCCTACGAGGAGCCGCTCCAGGTGAGCTACCAGGTGCCCCTGCCGGAAGACGGCGTGGTGGCCGGGTACGCGTTCCGCATCGGCGAGCACCGCATCGTGGGTGAGGTGGACAGGGTCCAGGCCGCGAACGAGCGCTTCACCCAGGCCCTCCTCTCCGGCAGGGCGGCGGCGCTGCTCACGCAGCAGCGGCCCCACCTCTTCACGCAGGAACTGGTCAACGTGCCGCCAGGCCAGCACGTCACCGTGGAGCTGACCGTGGACCAGCGGCTGCGCTGGCTCTCCGAGGGACTGTGGGAATGGCGGTTCCCCACCGTCGTGGCTCCGCATTACTCGGGCACGAAGAAAGAGAGTCACATCCCCGTGAGCGTGGCCGGGAGTCCCACGGGCATCCGCGCCACGCTGGAGCTGTCCATCCGGGATGTGCTCGCTGAAGGACGCAGGCCCGAAGCTCCCAGTCATCCGGTGCGCTTCGAGCGCGGCGTATCGAGGACGGTGGCCGTCCTGGACGAAGGCGTGCCGCTGGACCGTGACCTCGTGGTGCGTTGGCCCGTCGCGACTCCAGAGCCGGGCGTGCACCTGCACCGTGCTCGACTGAAGGGGCGACTGGAGGAGAGCGCGTATGGGTTGCTCACGCTGGTACCACCCTCGGTGGAGACCGCTCGGCTTCCCAGGGACCTCGTCGTGCTCATGGACGTGAGCGGGTCCATGCGCGGCCCGCCGCTGGAGCATGCCCAGCGCGTCGTCGCATCGCTCATCGACACACTGGAGCCTCGGGACTCGCTGGAGCTGCTGGCGTTCAGCGATGCCCCGCACCGCTGGAAGGAGAAGCCCGTCTCCGCGGATGCCGCTGCTCGCCGTGAGGCCTTGGCGTGGGTGATGGGGCTGAGCGCAAGCGGCGGCACCGAGATGCGCACCGCCATCCGCGAAGCCCTCCGTCCGCTGCGGCCTGCCAGTCAGCGTCAGGTGCTGCTCATCACCGATGGGCAGATTGGCTTCGAGAAGGAAGTCGTCCAG comes from Pyxidicoccus parkwaysis and encodes:
- a CDS encoding transglycosylase SLT domain-containing protein, which translates into the protein MVGLRTGAVVFLACASVLGAGPTWAQEAMEETPGEVLSEEQLEALLDSPKAQPDSAEGATPSFGPEQLAPYFEEGTLAKARAEFNRGRYKRARALLAQEQPTLPVRFLQAQSALLARDFAVAADEFAALANDYVPLRDHCLFRAAQANETLRRWEQAVAQYRDVSPGSPLYPQARFSLSKVLQRRGDIGGALAALQELIDSRQSRGPDALRMKALLAICDLARAQGQYNAEHRALLEVWATSPLSREAQRAALRLKGLPLPLKWRVRRAEALVELHRNYAGMELLNGVLPHVQLPDELACRAHLTYGRALRKERQHRRAIQVLTPMVEQCTSTEQRPQALYVLGYSQSVVDPKAAIETYATLARDYPEHGYADDGLFFSAWFLQRTGDTDAAMARYEETARRYPSGNFASEALFRAFWLHMRRQESEAALAALTAVEKLPEAALTDEALWRARYWHARMLEGDATKAEAMDRYEHIAIERPAGWYGMLARSRLALLAPERVARLRPTLEGVGGSGTAGTVAEATSVGAGSVAGAGALPRSNAVAASSLGATGVLTRAGALPGVAGVLPGVASGAGGSAGGVTPTRIELGQPGASAGTIVAATNSSGSIGVLTRSAAEAGKPVLSTGVINPAGAGVEAGREARVASSSAGAAARATVTPEPGELGEPAEIWPLAPGPLLRDARFAAGVELLRLGLPGSVDEFLAIDARVLPEAASRLLYQTVLRTGRRKVARQVARSALKQEIHGPLSASSRPVWEATWPRAYRALIERYARASRVDPDLLQGLIREESRFNPRARSSTGALGLAQLMPSTARQVADSLKLPPVGEAALLQPTDNVRLGAAYLGQLLKHFGGNVAYAVAAYNAGPGAVERWRHALPQAELDEWVEHIAFEETRGYVKNVLGSYSAYKLLYGNEPAVLRNLRVDDVSAR
- a CDS encoding tail fiber domain-containing protein — protein: MKVRTLLAALGCIAVSTGGCGSEGPQGDQGPQGPKGDPGQSWQVGDGLKLDGNVLSVRYGSETTAAVQGSDPRLNDARAPLPGSGSYIQNGSTVQDASFSVGGTGTATGRLTTKADLRVEATTSVQAPTPLLRVENTATSPAWNNFPVFTVDSAGGLLSRGELGYGTIPMTGKGLRLMWYPYKAAFRAGNAETQWDDANVGFNSWAGGNLTTASGFGTFAFGDQCTASGVDAVCFGSSNTASGTVSLSTGASNTASGFSSVALGYTNVAGGQGSVAIGYRVSATGDYTMALGHRVSTAGFDGSFIWGDQSTTNVASSTASNQFMLRASGGVRLRTNSTLTTGCDLPAGSGVFSCTSDRNQKEDFQHIDGEAVLAKVARMPVQSWRYKEEGQDVRHLGPVAQDFRAAFGLGTDDKSIGLLDIDGVNMAAIQALERRTQELRAKTAEVDALKAELAELKQGLSRLESAIQAQRPAAR
- a CDS encoding TVP38/TMEM64 family protein, producing the protein MKRHLPVLLMVLGLVATLLMLRPLAEGAVPALDTVRGSGLKGTVLFCAVYSVSTLLLLPTTPFALVAGALYGPWGGGALLMLLSLGVDLAAFSLARFARGPFFERMRQRFPGLARLDEAMKDGGFGAVCLLRLSPLAPYGVLNYVLGLTRVSPASFLAGTLVGSLPATVLFLVLGHGAADVVRGTGGAVGLWVTVALTALSALGLTAWAKRRLAVPATA
- a CDS encoding VIT and vWA domain-containing protein, producing the protein MVSVDGRQLPLTAVALKAEAQGGISRVTLTQHFENPYEEPLQVSYQVPLPEDGVVAGYAFRIGEHRIVGEVDRVQAANERFTQALLSGRAAALLTQQRPHLFTQELVNVPPGQHVTVELTVDQRLRWLSEGLWEWRFPTVVAPHYSGTKKESHIPVSVAGSPTGIRATLELSIRDVLAEGRRPEAPSHPVRFERGVSRTVAVLDEGVPLDRDLVVRWPVATPEPGVHLHRARLKGRLEESAYGLLTLVPPSVETARLPRDLVVLMDVSGSMRGPPLEHAQRVVASLIDTLEPRDSLELLAFSDAPHRWKEKPVSADAAARREALAWVMGLSASGGTEMRTAIREALRPLRPASQRQVLLITDGQIGFEKEVVQELIEHLPSGTRLHTVGVGSAVNRSLTHAAARAGRGAEVLTGQGEDVERCTARLIAATRAPVLVDVTVQGDAVEDTAPASVTDLMAGAPALLSLKLRADGGRLLVKGVTPNGPWERVLTVPPTNTGEGSPSLATLYAREKVEDLSMRRAGRALSQELNQQMEQLGLAYQIATPLTAWVAVSDEPTVAPTAPTRHATVPQALPHGMSASGLERGSTFAPQGATLMSRPLVMMRRATPTPPGNAASPRPPPFLGRALSPRGPRLEPEANRKRGASPSEPAPVPLRGRWLASADGLDVVEIQCDTQLWEPGVPFHAQLGDGTRVTLNVDTAKSTRRTRVTRGIWVRLYFQALPREVVRLWWSFDGVTYIVRVQGRG